A stretch of the Arthrobacter stackebrandtii genome encodes the following:
- the rpmA gene encoding 50S ribosomal protein L27, with protein sequence MAHKKGASSTRNGRDSNAQYLGVKRFGGQVVKAGEIIVRQRGTHFHPGAGVGRGKDDTLFALDAGAVEFGTRRGRRVVNIVAAAV encoded by the coding sequence ATGGCACATAAAAAGGGCGCGAGTTCCACTCGCAACGGTCGTGATTCCAACGCTCAGTACCTGGGTGTGAAGCGCTTCGGCGGTCAGGTCGTCAAGGCCGGCGAAATCATCGTCCGCCAGCGCGGCACCCACTTCCACCCCGGCGCAGGCGTTGGCCGCGGCAAGGACGACACCCTGTTTGCACTGGATGCAGGCGCGGTTGAGTTCGGCACGCGTCGTGGACGTCGCGTTGTGAACATCGTTGCAGCTGCGGTCTAA